A region of uncultured Desulfobacter sp. DNA encodes the following proteins:
- a CDS encoding glycoside hydrolase family 130 protein → MNSIQDIVTRYPKNPILTREDVPYPVATVHNAGVVKYKKRYIMLFRSHLKNGRSVIGRADSPDGFTFKVKPEPFLTPASRGLFAEYEAFGVEDLRINPVEGAYLLTYSAYSRHGVRIALARTCDFEKIERIALITQADLRNVVIFPEKIDGRYVRLDRPHSEISPWSIWISYSPDLIYWGDSQVVIKPLSYHWDEMKIGPGAPPFKTDEGWLHIYHGVFKTMSGTVYRLGVALHNLSDPSRVIGVSDQWILQPEEVWEQTGYVPNVVFSCGAVPEDDGTVKLYWGGADTVMCMGTAKICDLVSLCRQSSRPPISSQTESRKDTDAEKTPWQTDNHKKTQ, encoded by the coding sequence ATGAATAGTATACAGGATATTGTAACCCGTTACCCCAAGAACCCGATACTGACCCGGGAGGATGTGCCCTATCCCGTTGCAACGGTACACAATGCCGGGGTGGTCAAATACAAAAAACGCTATATCATGCTGTTCCGGTCCCATTTGAAAAACGGACGGTCCGTCATTGGAAGGGCGGACAGTCCGGACGGGTTTACCTTCAAAGTCAAACCGGAACCCTTTTTAACGCCGGCATCCCGCGGACTTTTTGCAGAATACGAAGCCTTTGGGGTCGAGGATCTGCGCATCAACCCGGTTGAGGGGGCATACCTTCTCACTTACAGTGCCTATTCCCGCCACGGGGTTCGCATTGCCCTGGCCCGCACCTGTGATTTTGAAAAAATTGAACGGATTGCCCTGATCACCCAGGCCGATCTGCGCAACGTGGTGATCTTTCCTGAAAAAATTGATGGCAGGTATGTCCGTCTGGACCGTCCCCACTCGGAAATTTCTCCCTGGTCCATCTGGATTTCCTATTCCCCGGACCTGATTTACTGGGGGGACTCACAGGTTGTCATCAAGCCTTTATCCTACCACTGGGATGAGATGAAAATCGGCCCTGGCGCACCGCCCTTTAAGACCGATGAGGGCTGGCTTCATATCTACCACGGCGTTTTCAAAACCATGTCCGGAACCGTATACCGGCTTGGGGTGGCTCTTCATAATCTATCAGACCCTTCCAGGGTGATCGGGGTGTCTGACCAATGGATTCTGCAGCCCGAAGAGGTCTGGGAACAGACCGGCTATGTCCCCAATGTGGTGTTTAGCTGCGGTGCTGTACCTGAAGATGACGGGACCGTGAAACTCTACTGGGGGGGGGCGGATACGGTGATGTGCATGGGTACGGCAAAGATCTGTGATCTTGTCTCCCTGTGTCGTCAATCGAGCCGTCCGCCCATATCTTCCCAAACTGAATCGAGGAAAGACACCGATGCTGAAAAAACGCCATGGCAAACTGACAATCACAAGAAAACCCAATAA
- a CDS encoding glycosyltransferase, which yields MRIAMLSPIAWRTPPRHYGPWEKVASLLTEALVGLGHDVTLFATADSITRSTLHAVCSRGYEEDSDIIPKVSECLHISELFDRAEQFDIIHNNFDFLPLTYAGLTQTPVVTTIHGFSSPGILPVYRKYNKKTFYVSISDADRAEDLDYIDTIHHGIDINEFDFQADPEDYLVFFGRIHPDKGAKEAIDIARACGRRLIMAGIIQDCTYFKDYVQPFIDDASVVYLGSVEPDKRNDLLGKAYALLHPINFNEPFGLSVIEAMACGTPVIANNRGSMPELIRDNKNGFLVSGTDEAVSAVDRIRDIDREFCRRTVLDHFTIDNMVKKYIRVYERILERTMGEGCRPWGFYTILSDEDAVKNKKIVVYPGKRLSLQRHQYRDEHWYIVSGKGLFTLDDKTVPMTAGQSVDIPRKTIHRVENSGRDNLIFMEIQTGEYFGEDDIERLADDFGRL from the coding sequence ATGCGCATTGCCATGCTGTCCCCTATTGCCTGGCGCACCCCGCCGCGGCACTACGGCCCCTGGGAAAAAGTGGCCTCCCTCTTAACCGAAGCCCTGGTGGGCCTGGGCCATGACGTCACGCTGTTTGCCACGGCAGATTCCATTACGCGCAGCACCCTGCATGCGGTCTGCTCCCGGGGATATGAAGAGGATTCAGACATCATTCCCAAAGTAAGTGAATGTCTTCACATCTCTGAATTGTTTGATCGTGCAGAACAGTTTGATATTATTCACAATAACTTTGATTTTCTCCCCTTAACCTATGCGGGCCTTACCCAGACCCCTGTGGTGACCACCATCCACGGTTTTTCATCGCCTGGAATTCTACCGGTGTACCGCAAATACAATAAAAAAACCTTTTACGTTTCCATCAGTGATGCTGACCGGGCAGAGGACCTTGACTATATTGACACCATTCACCACGGCATCGACATCAACGAATTTGATTTTCAGGCGGACCCGGAAGACTATCTGGTCTTTTTCGGCCGCATCCATCCGGATAAAGGCGCCAAAGAGGCCATTGACATCGCCCGGGCATGCGGCAGAAGGCTGATCATGGCAGGCATTATTCAGGACTGCACATATTTTAAGGACTATGTCCAGCCCTTCATTGACGATGCCTCTGTGGTTTATCTTGGCAGTGTTGAACCCGATAAGAGAAATGACCTCTTGGGTAAGGCCTATGCTCTGCTTCACCCCATCAATTTCAACGAGCCCTTTGGTCTTTCCGTTATCGAAGCCATGGCCTGCGGCACGCCGGTCATTGCAAACAACCGGGGCAGTATGCCCGAACTCATCCGGGACAATAAAAACGGATTTCTTGTTTCCGGAACAGATGAAGCCGTCTCTGCGGTGGACCGTATCAGGGATATTGACCGTGAATTCTGCCGCAGAACTGTCTTGGATCACTTTACCATCGACAACATGGTTAAAAAATATATCCGGGTGTATGAGCGGATCCTGGAGAGGACTATGGGTGAAGGTTGCCGCCCCTGGGGATTTTATACCATACTTTCCGATGAGGATGCCGTGAAGAATAAAAAGATAGTGGTTTATCCGGGAAAACGCCTGAGCCTTCAGCGTCACCAGTATCGCGATGAGCACTGGTATATCGTCAGTGGTAAGGGCCTGTTCACCCTTGACGATAAAACCGTCCCGATGACTGCCGGTCAATCCGTTGATATCCCGAGAAAAACCATCCATAGAGTTGAAAACAGCGGCCGGGACAATCTGATTTTTATGGAAATTCAGACCGGCGAGTATTTTGGCGAAGATGATATTGAACGTCTGGCCGATGATTTCGGACGGCTCTGA
- a CDS encoding glycosyltransferase family 4 protein, translating into MIANGQSFEAINSIAVIGNYLPRQCGIATFTRDLVEGLSERAKDIHCWAVAMNDRIEGYAYPEKVRFEINQNKLADYGIAAQFLNISHTDIVCLQHEFGIFGGPAGSHLLKLLSELHMPVVTTLHTVLKNPSPEYRSVTVKLGELSDKLVVMSRKAEHFLHEIYGIPREKIAFIHHGIPDMPFIDSSFHKDKFDVEGKKVLLTFGLLSPNKGIETVLQALPAVIDQYPEVVYIILGTTHPHVLKTNGDAYRIMLQQMVHNLNLSDHVIFQNNFVALKELCEFLGIADIYITPYLEEAQITSGTLVYAMGTGKAVISTPYWYAQEMLAEGRGHLVPFNSPNALAEQINALLGDDIQRHAIRKKAYTFTRDAVWAKVSQNYLDLFSEVRHNRIRHPRPRHSYVSHIKAITRFDLPEIKLDHLKAMTDDTGMLQHANYTIPDRRHGYCTDDNARALLAAAMGQKYLPVNGLGLDALSGHYLGFLLYAYNEKNGRFRNFMTYARQWAEDIGSEDSHGRALWCLGNAVAFLENPDHLAMSTVLFKNALIAAESFRSPRAVAFCLVGLDAYLDKFSGDSDARRIRDVLAQRLFNQFCKNKTHDWLWVEDTLNYANAKLSHALLVSGHRMKDKEMVTMGLDSLVWLLSIQTSDHHFAPVGCNGWYSKKGKRARFDQQPIEAKTMVEACAAAYSITRDRQWFDRTVICFNWFLGHNDLNMPLYDAKTGGCRDGLMVDGINQNQGAESTLAWLLSLMTLQKLYADELLNQSSP; encoded by the coding sequence ATGATAGCGAATGGACAATCCTTTGAGGCGATCAATTCTATTGCCGTCATCGGCAACTATTTGCCCAGGCAATGTGGCATTGCAACTTTTACAAGAGATCTGGTTGAAGGGTTGTCCGAAAGGGCAAAGGATATCCATTGCTGGGCGGTTGCCATGAACGACCGTATAGAGGGGTATGCATATCCTGAAAAAGTACGCTTTGAAATCAATCAGAACAAATTGGCCGATTATGGCATTGCCGCCCAGTTCTTGAATATCAGCCACACCGATATTGTCTGCCTTCAGCATGAATTCGGTATCTTCGGGGGCCCCGCCGGCAGCCATCTTCTCAAACTTCTTTCAGAGCTTCATATGCCTGTGGTGACGACACTGCATACCGTGTTGAAAAATCCTTCCCCCGAATACCGCAGCGTGACGGTCAAGCTGGGAGAATTGTCAGATAAACTGGTGGTCATGAGCAGAAAGGCGGAACATTTTCTCCACGAGATCTATGGGATTCCCCGGGAAAAAATTGCCTTTATCCACCACGGTATTCCGGACATGCCTTTTATAGACTCCAGTTTTCACAAAGACAAATTTGACGTGGAAGGCAAAAAGGTCTTGCTCACCTTTGGCCTGCTCTCACCCAACAAGGGAATCGAAACCGTGCTGCAGGCGCTTCCCGCGGTCATCGACCAATACCCGGAAGTGGTGTATATCATCCTGGGCACCACCCATCCCCATGTCCTCAAAACAAATGGGGATGCCTATCGGATCATGCTCCAGCAGATGGTTCACAATCTGAATCTCAGCGACCATGTCATCTTCCAAAATAATTTTGTCGCTTTGAAAGAACTTTGTGAGTTCTTGGGTATTGCAGATATTTACATCACCCCATATCTTGAAGAGGCGCAGATTACGTCAGGAACCCTTGTCTATGCCATGGGAACAGGTAAGGCTGTGATTTCAACCCCTTACTGGTATGCACAGGAGATGCTGGCAGAGGGTAGGGGGCACCTGGTCCCCTTCAACAGCCCCAATGCCCTGGCAGAACAGATTAACGCGCTTTTAGGCGATGATATCCAGCGGCATGCCATCCGAAAAAAAGCATACACATTTACAAGGGACGCGGTGTGGGCAAAAGTCTCTCAAAATTATCTTGACCTCTTCAGCGAGGTGCGGCACAACCGGATCCGGCATCCCAGACCCAGGCATTCCTATGTGTCACACATCAAAGCCATTACCCGCTTTGATCTGCCCGAGATCAAGCTGGATCACTTGAAAGCCATGACCGATGACACCGGCATGCTCCAGCATGCCAATTATACCATCCCAGACAGACGTCATGGATACTGCACGGATGATAATGCCAGAGCCTTGCTGGCAGCGGCCATGGGGCAGAAATACCTGCCGGTCAACGGCCTTGGCCTGGATGCCTTAAGCGGCCATTACCTGGGGTTTCTCTTATACGCCTATAATGAAAAAAACGGGCGGTTCCGTAACTTTATGACCTATGCAAGGCAATGGGCTGAGGATATCGGATCCGAGGATTCCCATGGCCGGGCCCTCTGGTGTCTGGGTAACGCCGTGGCTTTTCTGGAAAATCCAGACCACCTGGCCATGAGCACGGTTCTGTTTAAAAATGCATTGATTGCGGCCGAAAGTTTCAGATCCCCCCGGGCCGTTGCATTCTGCCTGGTGGGTCTGGATGCCTACCTGGATAAATTTTCCGGTGACAGTGACGCCAGAAGAATCAGGGATGTGCTGGCCCAAAGATTGTTCAATCAATTCTGCAAAAATAAAACCCATGACTGGCTCTGGGTCGAGGATACCTTGAACTATGCCAATGCCAAACTCTCCCATGCCCTTCTGGTTTCCGGTCACCGAATGAAAGATAAGGAAATGGTGACGATGGGCCTGGACAGTCTTGTATGGCTGCTCTCCATCCAGACGTCGGATCATCATTTTGCCCCGGTGGGCTGCAACGGCTGGTATAGCAAAAAAGGGAAACGGGCCAGGTTTGACCAGCAGCCCATCGAAGCCAAAACCATGGTTGAGGCATGTGCGGCAGCCTACAGCATTACCCGGGACCGGCAATGGTTTGACCGTACGGTCATCTGTTTCAACTGGTTTCTGGGGCACAATGATCTGAACATGCCGTTGTATGATGCCAAGACCGGAGGATGCCGGGACGGCCTGATGGTGGACGGTATCAACCAGAACCAGGGGGCGGAATCAACTCTTGCCTGGCTTTTGTCTCTGATGACGCTGCAGAAACTCTATGCAGATGAATTGCTGAATCAGTCTTCTCCCTGA
- a CDS encoding GGDEF domain-containing protein, producing MKDDITWKIIRLCMAINQRAIQIYTKLSRAEEIKELKDFWILMADEEKSHAVFWNKVEQTVEDFIFPAVFDTPSDTQKALSDILEKIEVLSDRWGENKSMGNALILAYRLEYYMLHPTFELLFKALKPVKAGMDPSDAYDRHMRRFIDMFIQYGHITPELELLGETLQSLWQRNKVLFDIAMTDGLTGLFNRRGFLIVAQELFSLAQRRKENIAIFMIDIDHFKKINDRYGHPKGDTVLKGVAKTLKRAVRESDVLCRYGGEEFVILFPGIRPSAVPQMAEKIRKGVEESRPESILVTVSIGVTQGLAKKTSDAGFLSWISKADNCLYKAKSNGRNCVAHGC from the coding sequence ATGAAAGATGACATCACATGGAAGATTATTCGTCTATGTATGGCCATTAATCAAAGGGCCATACAGATATATACCAAGCTTTCCCGTGCAGAAGAGATCAAGGAGCTGAAAGACTTCTGGATCCTTATGGCGGATGAAGAAAAAAGCCATGCCGTTTTCTGGAACAAGGTCGAGCAGACGGTTGAAGATTTCATCTTTCCTGCCGTTTTTGATACGCCGTCGGACACCCAAAAAGCGTTATCCGACATCCTGGAAAAAATTGAAGTTCTCTCAGACCGCTGGGGAGAGAATAAATCAATGGGAAACGCACTTATCCTGGCCTATCGGCTGGAATACTACATGCTGCATCCGACCTTTGAACTGCTCTTTAAGGCCTTAAAGCCCGTGAAGGCAGGTATGGACCCCTCAGATGCATATGACCGTCATATGCGCCGATTCATTGATATGTTCATTCAATACGGCCACATAACACCCGAACTGGAACTTTTGGGAGAAACCCTGCAAAGCCTTTGGCAGAGAAATAAGGTTCTCTTTGATATTGCCATGACCGACGGGCTGACCGGTCTGTTTAACCGGCGGGGGTTCCTGATTGTTGCCCAGGAATTGTTTTCCCTGGCCCAGCGGAGAAAAGAGAATATTGCGATCTTCATGATTGATATTGATCACTTTAAAAAAATTAACGACCGGTATGGGCATCCAAAAGGGGACACCGTGCTGAAGGGCGTGGCGAAAACCCTGAAAAGGGCTGTCCGGGAATCAGATGTGCTGTGCCGGTACGGCGGGGAGGAATTTGTCATCCTGTTTCCCGGCATCCGGCCCTCTGCTGTCCCGCAGATGGCTGAAAAAATCCGGAAAGGTGTGGAAGAATCAAGACCGGAAAGCATTCTTGTAACCGTCAGTATCGGGGTGACGCAAGGTCTGGCTAAAAAGACTTCCGATGCGGGTTTTCTTTCCTGGATCTCAAAGGCCGATAACTGCTTGTACAAGGCCAAATCCAACGGCAGAAACTGTGTCGCTCACGGATGTTGA